In Pseudomonas grandcourensis, the DNA window TTCACTTTCTTCCTGGTGGCCTTTGTCATCACCACGGTGTTGCTGTTTTTCTACTGTTGTTCCCTGCGCTTGACCCTGCTGGCGCTGACCGTTGCGCTGCTGCCGGTGATCTGGTTGCTCGGGTTGCTGCCATTGATCGGCTTTGGCATCGATCCGATGTCGATCCTTGTGCCTTTCCTGATCTTTTCCATCGGAGTTTCTCATGCCGTGCAGATGACCAACGCCTGGAAACTTGAAGTGTTGACAGGTGCCGATTCGCTGACGGCCGCCCACAGCTGTTTCCGCCGTATCTTCGTGCCCGGCGCCCTGGCGTTGCTGGCCAACGCCTTGGGGTTTGCGGTGATCATGCGCATTCAGATCGACAGCGTCCGTGAGTTGGGGATCATGGCGTGCCTGGGCGTGTTGCTGATGATCGTCACCAACAAGATGCTGCTGCCGATCCTGCTGTCGAACATGCGCCTGGAAGATTCCGCGCGGCGTGCCAGGGTTGCCGCGGGCGGGCGCCATCCGTTCTGGTGGGCGCTGTCCACTGTGACCCGGCCGGGGCCGGCGCTGTTGGTGATCGGTGTGTCCCTGTGCTTGCTGGCGGTGGGCATTGTCGAGTCACGCAAACTGGTGGTCGGGGACATCGGCAGCGGTGCACCGGAATTGCGCGACGGTTCGCGGTACAACGTCGACAGCCACAGCATCGTCGACCGCTACGCGATTGGCGTGGACGTGCTGACGGTGGTGGTCGAAGCGAAACAGTTCGCTGGCGATGACGCCTGTCTGCACTACGACGTGATGAACGCCGTGGACAAGTTCGCCACCTTTTTGCGCGGCGTGCCGGGTGTGCAGTCAGTGGTCAGTGTGCCGGACCTGGCCAAGGTCGGCATCACCGCCAACAACGAAGGTAATCCGCGCTGGTCGGCCTTGCCACGCAGCAGCCAGGCCCTGCAACAGGGTGCCGAGGCGTACAACCCGGACATGGGCATGAACACCCAGGGTTGCTCGGCCATGCAGGTGCTGATCTACACGCAGAATCACGAGGGCGCGACACTTGGCCACCTGACCCGGGAGATCAAGCGCTACATCGCCCTGCAAGCGAACGATGACACCGCTAGCGGATTTCGCGTCGGTCAGGCCTTCCAATTGGCAGGCGGCAACGCCGGGGTGATGGCGGCCACCAATGAAGCCGTCGAAAAGGCTGAAATCGAAATGCTCGTGGCGATCTTCAGCGCAATCACCCTGATGTGCTTTTTGACCTTTCGCTCCTGGAAGGCGGTGTTGTGCATCATTGCGCCGCTGGCGGTGGTATCGGTGCTGTGCAATGCCTTGATGGCTGTGTTGGGGATCGGCCTGAAAGTGGCGACGCTACCCGTGGTAGCCCTGGGCGTCGGGGTAGGGGTGGACTACGGGATCTATCTGTTCGAACGGGTCGAACATCAACTCGAACGGGCAGGGCAGGATTTGCGCACGGCCTTTTATGAAGCCTTTCGTCAGCGTGGCACTGCCGCAGTGTTCACCGCAGTGACCATGTCGATTGGCGTAGCGACCTGGGCCTTTTCCCCTCTCAAGTTTCAAGCGGACATGGGCCTGCTGTTGGCCTTCATGTTCCTGGTCAATGTATTCGCAGCGGTGCTGTTGCTACCGGCGTTGGCCTGTTGGCTGAACGTGGGCCGACGGTGCATGGTTTCTGCTGCGCAGACGCGAACACCCGTCGCTCGCTAGCCGGGCGACACGCTACAAAAACTTCCTCCGACAACACCTTTTTCCGGTAGCGCAATGGCGTTCTGACCGTGGGCGTCGCTGCGCCAAAAAAAGCAGATCACGGTTGTTACAGGACAACAACAACTCACAAGAATGTCCCAGTGGAGCTGTCTAGATGAACGATACAAAACCAGAGAACAGGCGTCGCATGCTGTCGCGCCATTTCAAGCTGAGCTGCGTGACGTGTGCCTTGACCACGTTTGCGTTGCCGTCCGTACAGGCGGGCACCTTCGAGTTCGGTGACGGGATCGAAGCGGATTACCTCACGACGCTCAACTATGCCCTCAACACCCGGACGGAGAAGCAGGCTCACAAGCTGCTGAACAACATCAACGGTGACGACGGTGACCGCAATTTCGACCGCGGCAGTTTCTTCAACAATCGCGTCAGCGCGCTAGGCGAACTGAACATTCACAAGGGTGACAATGGTGTCCTGCTGCGGGGCTCGACCTTCTACGATTTTGCCTACATGAGCTCCAACGACAACGACTCGGCCGCGACCATCAACAAGCTCGGCGCGGTCGATCATTTCACCTCCCAGGCGCAAGATCGTAGCGGCACGCGCACGCGCCTGCTCGACGCCTATGCCTACACGACCCAGACCGTCGGCGACAACGGCTACCTTGACCTGCGCCTGGGCAACCAAGTTGTCGCCTGGGGTGAAAGCCTCTACATCTCCGGCATCTCCGGAGTGCAGGGCCCCGTCGATGCCACCAAGACCAACATTCCGGGTACCGAGATCAAGGAAGTCCTGCTGCCTGAACTGCAAGCCTCCGGCAAGTTCACGATCAAGGACCTGACCCTGCTTGGCTATACCCAATTCAAAAATCATCCTTATGAGTTGTCACCCGGAGGCGACTATTTTTCCTATGCCGACATGATCGGGCCAGGCTCTGATTTCATACGGTTGGCGCCCGGTGATCTCGCGACACTGCTCAACAATGGTGGGGCGCTGACCCGAGGGCCGAGCGAAAATGCCCGTGATGGCGGGGAGTGGGGCGTGGGTGCTCGCTACAAGGTCACGCCGTTTACCGAAGTGGGGGTGTACCGCCTTCGCTACCACGATCGCACCCCCAGTGTGATCACCGATTTTGCGACGCGGAGCTACCACCTCAAATACTTCGAAGACATCGACCTGACCGGCGCCAGCCTCTCCACCCGGCTGGGCGACTGGCAGGTGTCCGGAGAGGTCAGCTACAAGGACGGCACGCCGCTGGTGACCAAAACTGGTGTGTCCCGCGGCAACGCCACTCAGGTGCAAGTGTCGGCGTTGAAAACCTGGGGCAACACCTGGATTTCACCTCAAGCGAGTTTTTCCGGCGAGCTTGGCGCGGTCCACGTCAACGACGTCGACGAGGGTGGTCTCTCCAGCCTGGCCTACGATCGCAACGCACAATTCGGCCAGTTCAACGTCACCCTGACGTACCCCAACGTTTTCGTGGGCTGGGACATGGACGTGCCTTTCACCTATGGCCGCTCCTTCAATCAGTCCGCTGTCAGTTCCTTCGGTTTCGGCGGCGACGGGGACTCCCGTGCGAGCCTCGGTGGCGTATTCAAGTACCTGAACAACCTTCAGGTGGGTGTGACCTACAACGCCTATCTCGGCTCGCCGGACCCGTTGGAAAAACCGCTGGCCGACCGCGATTTCGTGGCGATCAACATCAAATACAACTTATAAGATCCATCAGGAGAGCATGTGATGAAGGCTTCGATTTTCCGTGCAAGTCTGCTCGCTGTCGGTGTTCTGACCGCGTTGAGTCCATCGGCCTGGGCCAGGGTTTCGCCCGAAGAAGCGGCCAGGCTTGGCCACGATCTGACCTGTGCCGGCGCGGAACGTGCCGGTAATGCCGAGGGCACGATCCCGGCTTTTTCCGGCAAGTGGGTGGGCACACCCGACACCGTGAAATACGAGGGCACCGGGCATTTCTGGCCAAACCCTTACGCCGCCGAAAAACCGCTGTTCGACATTACTGCGAAAAACATGTCGCAGTACGCCGACAAGCTCACCGATGGCCAGAAGGCCTTGCTGACGAAGTACCCGGAGACCTTCCACATCCCGGTCTACACCAGCCATCGCGATTTCGACTTTCCAGAGTGGGTGTGTACAGCGTTCAAGAAAAACGCGGTCACGGCGCAACTGGTCGACGATGGGTTGGGCCTGGCAGCGGTCACTGGATCAAGTCCGTTCCCTATCCCGAAAACCGGCCTGGAACTTTTGTGGAACATCAACAACACCGGTGCCCAGCCTTACACCACGGAGGTCACCACCCAGGAACTGGTGGTGTACCCGGATGGCAATCTGGCCTGGGGTGAAACCCTGTCCAGATTCCTCGGGCTGCGCAGTGATCCCGGGGTGATGCGCGACACCGCCGATGCCGGCTCGAAGTACGGCAGGCTCAACGCACTGTCGCTGACCAAAACCATCCTGCCGCTGCGCGACAAGGGCAGCGTGAACGTCTCGCTGGAGTCCTTCAACTACAAGGAAAGCCCGCGTGACGTGTACCTCTACAACCCCGGAACACGACGGGTTCGACAGGCGCCTTCGTTCGGTTTTGACATGCCCTTGGGCGTTGGTGGTTTCCGGGTGGTGGACGAACACCACATGTTCAACGGTTCGCCTGAGCGCTACGACTGGAAGATCGTCGGCAAGAAGGAAATCTACATTCCCTGGAACGCCTACAGCACCAACCAGAGCGACGTGAAAATGGCTGACCTGGCCAAATACAAGGGCCACATCAATACCGACTACATGCGCTTCGAACTGCAACGTGTGTGGGTGCTGGAAGCCACGCTCAAGGAAGGTTTCCGTCATCAGTATTCCAAGCGTGTGTTTTACATCAACGAGGACACCTGGTCGGCGGTGATGACAGACCAGTACGACGGTCGCGGTCAGCTGTGGCGCACGGTGTTGGGCAACTGGATGTGGGCCTACGAAACGCAAACGCCGTACTGGGGCATCGCCGCCCACCAGGACCTGATCTCCGGTGCCTACCTGATCGACAACGTGCCGAATGAACGGGGTGCGCCATTGCTCAACGCCGGTAAGGATTGGACGCCGGCGATGTTCACCGCGGAAGCGGCGGCCCGGGCCGGACACTGATCTTCACACAACAGCAAAGCCATCGGCTCGACACGGAGATGGCTTTGCACCTGACTTGATTCCAAGGAGTACCCATGACCCAAACAACTCAAAAACTGGCCGGGAAGGTTGCTCTTGTCACCGGCGCCAGCCGGGGCATCGGCCGCGCCATCGCCCAGCGTTTCGCGGCAGAAGGGGCGATCGTGGTGGTGAGCGCACGCAGCCTCGAGCAGACGACCAGCCTGCCGGGGACATTGGCCGAGACAGTCGAACTGATCAGGAGCTCCGGTGGCCAGGCCATTCCATTGGCGGCCGACCTGGAACTACCCGCCGAGCGCGACACCTTGGTCGCTCGCGCCGTCGCCGTCACGGGCGGCCTGGATATCCTCGTCAACAACGCGGGTTTCGCCGAGTACTGCGACGTTGAAACGATGCCGTTCAGTGTGTTCGAGCGCACGCTCGATCATTATTTGCGGGTGCCATTCGCACTGAGCCAGGCTGCAATACCCTTGATGCGGGCTCGGGGTGGCGGCTGGATTCTGAACCTGGGATCGGTCACGGCTCTGCCACCGCTGCGCCCCTACGGCGACTTCGAACGATTCGGCGGGATCTCCGTCTATTCCGCGGCCAAGGCGGCGATCAACCGGTTCACCCAGAGCCTGGCGGCTGAGCTTTTGGTCGACAATATTGCGGTGAACACCGTGGGGCCGAGCACCGCGATTCGTACCCCGGGTGGCGGGCGCTATATCCCCGACGACTACCCGACCGAGCCCGTCGAATACCTGGTGGAAAGCGCATTGGCGTTGTGCCATTTACCTGCTCGCGACCGAACCGGACTGATCACCCACAGCCTGCACTTTCCCCTGGCTCACGGATTGCCGGTCTTCACCCTGGACGGCCGCGAGAGGTTGCCGGCGCCGGTCATTCCTGCGTGGGCGCATCCGGCCATCGAACCGACAGGTACATAAGTAAAGCTGGTTGCAGCGATGGAGTCGGCGGCCCAGGTGACGGTACGGATCTGAGCGACTCATGAAATCCGGGGGAGCAATACGGCTATCGGATGTTGTGCGGCGGTTGTACTGCAGTACTGGCCCCTGATCTGAATCCCCCCGATTTCGGCGTGAATTCCCCCCGCTAATGGGCGCGATTCCCCAGCAGGATTCGCGTCTCCATCAACTCGGGAATTTCAGATTCCGAGCAATGTTTGCGGGGCGTTCAGGCATGCCGATAAATATTGCTGCACCGATGGCAGGGTAATTGCTGAGCGAGGCTATCCCGTTCATGAAAGGTGCCGGGACGCCGTGGAGCTGTAAGTACCCCCATTGAGCGATTGATGTAACCGTCGGGTTGCATCACGAAATACCCCTGGCGACTCAATGAAAGTGCTGCGGTCATCCTCTGCAACTGTCCAGGGGAAGTCGTTATGAACCACTGCAAGGTAGTGTCGCTGCTTCGTCTGTTGTGCTTGCTGGTTTGCCTGCTGACGGCCACGCTGGTTGCGGCGGACGAGCCTCAGGGCAATGACAATCAAAGTAACGATAAGTGGGTGGAGCCGGCACGCTCCAGGCTCATGCATGTGATTGGCGGGATGCCGTTCTTTCCCCATCGGGCCAATACCACCGGCAACCTGGTCTTGAATGTGAAGGACTTCGACAATGCCCAGGTCTGTGGCGCTTGTCATACGGAGATCTACAAGCAGTGGCGCTCGTCGATGATGTCCCAGGCCTGGGATGAACCCATCTATCGGGCCTTGCTCAAGCGCGCGAGTTCGGCCACCGAAGGCAAGGTCGATAACTTCTGCACCGGCTGCCATACCCCGATCGGTCTCACGACCGGGCAGATCACTTCGCAAGTCAACCGCTCCTCGATTGAAGACAGTGCCAAGAATCACCCGATGCCTGGGGTCGATTGCGAGACCTGCCACAACATCAGTGCCCGCACGGGCCTCGACAACGGCGCCTATGTCCTGAGTCCGCGGGCACACGGCAAGCCGACCAAGTTCGGCCCGCGCAGGGATGCCGTTTCGCCTTATCACGACACCGTGTATTCCGCCCTGCACACCCGCTCGGACTTTTGCGGCACCTGCCACAACGTCACGCACCCCTTCAGCAGCGTGGCGGTGGAGCGCACCTATGACGAATGGCAGGAGAGCACCTACAGCCTGAACAATGTGACCTGCCAGAGCTGCCATATGCCGGGTTTTGCAGGCAAGGCCGCGATCATGGGGCCAGACCGCGAGGAGGTTGCCTCGCATTGGTTCAGCGGGGCCAACGCGATGATGCTCAAGCATCTCGGTCAGGAGGAGGGGGCGCAACGTGCACGCGACATGCTCACGGGCGCCGGGGACATAAAGTTCGAGCAAGTGCCGGCCGCCATGACGCCCGGGCAATACACCTCGGTAGCGGTCAAAGTGACCAACGTCGGCGCCGGGCACAAGCTGCCGACCGGCTTTCCCGAGGGGCGGGAGATGTGGATCGATTTCCGGGTGCAGGATGCCACTGGTCGCGAGATCTACCGCTTGGGATCGATCAAGGACGGAAAGACCGAGGTCAATACGCGAAATTTCAAGGTGCACATAGGCGACAAGGACGGCAATCCGTTGGACGTCGAGGTCTGGAATGCCACGCAGATTCTCTCGGACAACCGCATTCTGCCCAAGGGCTACGATGTCGGGGAGTTCTCGTTCCTGGTGCCCGCCGACGCCGTCGGGCCGCTGACCCTGACAGCCGATCTGAACTACTGGCCGTTTTCCCAGAAACTGGCCGACTACCTGCTCGGCAAGGATAAAGTGCAGGTGGAAATCACCCGGATGTCCAACGTCACGCAGAGCGTACCCCTGTCGACCGGATCCGAAACGGCGAAGCAGGCGGTACCCGCGAAGTTGAAACTCGACGACGCTAGCGCTTACTACAAAGAATGAACATGTCACTGCCATCCGGGTCAGTCGAGTGGCAGCGATATCGTTAATTTCGTTCCTTTGTCCGGCGCGCTGTCGATCGTGAATTCCCCGCCCAGCATGCTGATGCGTTCCTTCATTCCCACCAGCCCGAACGAGTTCAATTTTTTGCGATCCGTCATGCCTACACCGTTGTCTTTGATCTGCAGGTAAAGCCGCTGACCCTCCCATGAGAGCTCGATACGCACCTGTGTCGCTTGCGCATGCCGGGCAATATTCGACAGCGATTCCTGCACGATGCGGAACAGGGTCGTGGCGGATTTTTCATTTAGATCGCAACGGAAATTTTCGTCTTTCGCCGACATCGTGCAATCGATCGCGCTGCGTTGCCGGAATTCTTCAAGTTGCCACTCGATCGCTGCCTGCAATCCAAGATCAAGTACGGGCGGTCGCAGATCATTGATGATACTGCGGACACTGCGGATGGCTGTATCGAGGTGGTTCAGGGCGTCGCTGGCCTTTTCGTTGAGCTTGGGGTGCATGGTACTGGTGCGCGCCTGCAACATGGAAACATCGATTCGCAACGCCAGCAGGCTCTGTCCCAGCTCGTCATGGATGTCGCGTGCGATCCGCTTTCGCTCTTCTTCCTTGATGTGCTCCTGATAGGAGGCCAGTTCACGCAGCTGCAGCTTCGATTGCAGCAATTCTTCGGCCTGCATCGTCAGTTTGCGCTGCAGGTAGAACAGGTCGACAAACACCCGGATCTTGGCGCGAAGAACCTCGGCCACAATCGGCGAGAAGATGTAATCCACTGCGCCGGACGTATAACCGCGGAAACGCTCGGAATCCGTTTCGGCCTCAGCTGTGACGAAGATAATGGGTGTGTGGGCCGACTTCGGACGGCCGTGAATGAGTGCAGCGGTTTCAAAACCATCCATCACCGGCATTTTCACGTCGAGCAGAATGACGGCGAAGTCGCGCTGCAATAGCAGGCGCAGCGCCTCGCGCCCGGAGGTCGCCGTGGCAATATCGAGGCCCATGTCGGCAATCACCGCGGCGAGCGCCGTAAGCTTGGCGGGATTGTCATCCACCAGCAACACTGATGCGGGCACGCCATCAGGCGGGAGCGGGTGCCGCACCTGGGCGCTCTCACTGAATACCGGAGGTTCCTGCTGCATGTTTATGCCACTTCTGTTTGCGCTAGCCGCAATGAGCGCGGTACAGCGTCATCGATAGAGCCATTTGCGCATCAGCGACAGCAACTGGTCGGTATCCACCGGCTTGCTGACATAGTCCGAGGCTCCTGCCTCGATGCACTTTTCACGGTCGCCCATCATCGCTTTGGCCGTCAGCGCAATCATGGGCAGGGTTTCAAATCTCTTGAATGTACGGATCTGGCGCATGGTTTCAAAGCCATCCATCTCGGGCATCATGATGTCCATCAGCACGATGTCGGTATCGGGCTGCTGCTGCAGCAGTTCTATGGCGGTTCGACCGTTTTCGGCCGTGGCCACCAGCATTTTGTTGCACTCAAGCACGCTGGTCAGGGCAAAAATATTGCGCACGTCATCGTCGACCACCAGGGCCTTTTTACCCTCGAGACTGTCCGAACCCTCATAGAGTTTTTCCAGCATCCTGCGCTGGGTCTGCGGCAGCCTGGCTACGACACGGTGTAGAAACAGTGCGGTTTCATCGAGTATGCGCTCTGGGGACTCAACGGCCTTGATCACGCCCTTGCCGAGCAGTGTTCTGAAACGCTCGTGTTCCGGCTTGGTCAGTGTCTCTGCACCATAGGCGACGATCGGCAATTCACGCAGAGCGTGGTC includes these proteins:
- a CDS encoding MMPL family transporter; translated protein: MNNNKTLLVDRCADLLMAHRRWLLPLFVVLTVVFAGTATRIKLDPGFYKMIPLQHPYMQTFIQYLDAFPGANRVLFNLRWKGEGDIYNPVFLKALHAASDEVFFIPGVERTRVSSLFTPDTRYVEVTEQGFYGDVVVPARFSASPADLDLVRRNVARSGVIGRLVQNDLKGALIRADLQEINPQNGRKVDYTEVAAALDKIRDKYASEQIEVNVIGFPVLIGDIISGLSSVFTFFLVAFVITTVLLFFYCCSLRLTLLALTVALLPVIWLLGLLPLIGFGIDPMSILVPFLIFSIGVSHAVQMTNAWKLEVLTGADSLTAAHSCFRRIFVPGALALLANALGFAVIMRIQIDSVRELGIMACLGVLLMIVTNKMLLPILLSNMRLEDSARRARVAAGGRHPFWWALSTVTRPGPALLVIGVSLCLLAVGIVESRKLVVGDIGSGAPELRDGSRYNVDSHSIVDRYAIGVDVLTVVVEAKQFAGDDACLHYDVMNAVDKFATFLRGVPGVQSVVSVPDLAKVGITANNEGNPRWSALPRSSQALQQGAEAYNPDMGMNTQGCSAMQVLIYTQNHEGATLGHLTREIKRYIALQANDDTASGFRVGQAFQLAGGNAGVMAATNEAVEKAEIEMLVAIFSAITLMCFLTFRSWKAVLCIIAPLAVVSVLCNALMAVLGIGLKVATLPVVALGVGVGVDYGIYLFERVEHQLERAGQDLRTAFYEAFRQRGTAAVFTAVTMSIGVATWAFSPLKFQADMGLLLAFMFLVNVFAAVLLLPALACWLNVGRRCMVSAAQTRTPVAR
- a CDS encoding DUF1302 family protein, encoding MNDTKPENRRRMLSRHFKLSCVTCALTTFALPSVQAGTFEFGDGIEADYLTTLNYALNTRTEKQAHKLLNNINGDDGDRNFDRGSFFNNRVSALGELNIHKGDNGVLLRGSTFYDFAYMSSNDNDSAATINKLGAVDHFTSQAQDRSGTRTRLLDAYAYTTQTVGDNGYLDLRLGNQVVAWGESLYISGISGVQGPVDATKTNIPGTEIKEVLLPELQASGKFTIKDLTLLGYTQFKNHPYELSPGGDYFSYADMIGPGSDFIRLAPGDLATLLNNGGALTRGPSENARDGGEWGVGARYKVTPFTEVGVYRLRYHDRTPSVITDFATRSYHLKYFEDIDLTGASLSTRLGDWQVSGEVSYKDGTPLVTKTGVSRGNATQVQVSALKTWGNTWISPQASFSGELGAVHVNDVDEGGLSSLAYDRNAQFGQFNVTLTYPNVFVGWDMDVPFTYGRSFNQSAVSSFGFGGDGDSRASLGGVFKYLNNLQVGVTYNAYLGSPDPLEKPLADRDFVAINIKYNL
- a CDS encoding DUF1329 domain-containing protein, giving the protein MKASIFRASLLAVGVLTALSPSAWARVSPEEAARLGHDLTCAGAERAGNAEGTIPAFSGKWVGTPDTVKYEGTGHFWPNPYAAEKPLFDITAKNMSQYADKLTDGQKALLTKYPETFHIPVYTSHRDFDFPEWVCTAFKKNAVTAQLVDDGLGLAAVTGSSPFPIPKTGLELLWNINNTGAQPYTTEVTTQELVVYPDGNLAWGETLSRFLGLRSDPGVMRDTADAGSKYGRLNALSLTKTILPLRDKGSVNVSLESFNYKESPRDVYLYNPGTRRVRQAPSFGFDMPLGVGGFRVVDEHHMFNGSPERYDWKIVGKKEIYIPWNAYSTNQSDVKMADLAKYKGHINTDYMRFELQRVWVLEATLKEGFRHQYSKRVFYINEDTWSAVMTDQYDGRGQLWRTVLGNWMWAYETQTPYWGIAAHQDLISGAYLIDNVPNERGAPLLNAGKDWTPAMFTAEAAARAGH
- a CDS encoding response regulator — its product is MQQEPPVFSESAQVRHPLPPDGVPASVLLVDDNPAKLTALAAVIADMGLDIATATSGREALRLLLQRDFAVILLDVKMPVMDGFETAALIHGRPKSAHTPIIFVTAEAETDSERFRGYTSGAVDYIFSPIVAEVLRAKIRVFVDLFYLQRKLTMQAEELLQSKLQLRELASYQEHIKEEERKRIARDIHDELGQSLLALRIDVSMLQARTSTMHPKLNEKASDALNHLDTAIRSVRSIINDLRPPVLDLGLQAAIEWQLEEFRQRSAIDCTMSAKDENFRCDLNEKSATTLFRIVQESLSNIARHAQATQVRIELSWEGQRLYLQIKDNGVGMTDRKKLNSFGLVGMKERISMLGGEFTIDSAPDKGTKLTISLPLD
- a CDS encoding SDR family NAD(P)-dependent oxidoreductase; protein product: MTQTTQKLAGKVALVTGASRGIGRAIAQRFAAEGAIVVVSARSLEQTTSLPGTLAETVELIRSSGGQAIPLAADLELPAERDTLVARAVAVTGGLDILVNNAGFAEYCDVETMPFSVFERTLDHYLRVPFALSQAAIPLMRARGGGWILNLGSVTALPPLRPYGDFERFGGISVYSAAKAAINRFTQSLAAELLVDNIAVNTVGPSTAIRTPGGGRYIPDDYPTEPVEYLVESALALCHLPARDRTGLITHSLHFPLAHGLPVFTLDGRERLPAPVIPAWAHPAIEPTGT
- a CDS encoding multiheme c-type cytochrome; the encoded protein is MNHCKVVSLLRLLCLLVCLLTATLVAADEPQGNDNQSNDKWVEPARSRLMHVIGGMPFFPHRANTTGNLVLNVKDFDNAQVCGACHTEIYKQWRSSMMSQAWDEPIYRALLKRASSATEGKVDNFCTGCHTPIGLTTGQITSQVNRSSIEDSAKNHPMPGVDCETCHNISARTGLDNGAYVLSPRAHGKPTKFGPRRDAVSPYHDTVYSALHTRSDFCGTCHNVTHPFSSVAVERTYDEWQESTYSLNNVTCQSCHMPGFAGKAAIMGPDREEVASHWFSGANAMMLKHLGQEEGAQRARDMLTGAGDIKFEQVPAAMTPGQYTSVAVKVTNVGAGHKLPTGFPEGREMWIDFRVQDATGREIYRLGSIKDGKTEVNTRNFKVHIGDKDGNPLDVEVWNATQILSDNRILPKGYDVGEFSFLVPADAVGPLTLTADLNYWPFSQKLADYLLGKDKVQVEITRMSNVTQSVPLSTGSETAKQAVPAKLKLDDASAYYKE